CGCCGGCGATCACGCGACCGTCCGTCTCCGACCAGTCACCCGCCTTCGCCGCCTTGATGACCTGCTGCACCTGCTTGCCCAGACGCGGACCCGCCGCCCTGGCGTTCACCGTCAGGCGGTGCGTGATCCCGTACTCCAGCGCGGTGCCGTCTTCCAGTTCCACGAGCTCGACGCTCTTCACGTTGAGCTCGTCGCGGAGGATGTCGTCGAACTGTCCGAGCGCTGCGGCGTCGGGCACGACGACGGTCAGACGCGGCAGCGGCAGACGGACCCGCTTGCCCTCACGCTTGCGCAGCGCGTTGGCGACGGAGGAGACCTCGCGGACGGCGTCCATCGCGGTGCGGATGTCGGATGCGTCCGGGAACGCCTCGGCGTCCGGCCAGTCCTGCAGGTGGATGCTGCGTCCGCCGGTGAGCCCCTGCCACACGCGCTCGGAGACGAGCGGGATGAGCGGAGCCGCGACGCGGGTGAGCGTCTCCAGCACGGTGTACAGCGTGTCGAACGCCTCCGTGCTGAGCGGGTCCTCCGCGGACACGCCCTGCCAGAAGCGATCGCGTGAGCGGCGGATGTACCAGTTCGTCAGGACCTCGGCGAAGTCGCGCAGCTTGGCGGCGGCCGTCGTCGAGTCGAGCGCCTCGAGGTCCGCCGCCACGCCGCGAACGAGGTCGCCGGTGAGGGCCAGGATGTAGCGATCGAGCACATCGGTCGAGTCGGTGCGCCAGCTCGCCTGATAGCCGGATCCTTCCTCGCCGCCGGCCGCGTTCGCGTAGGTGGCGAAGAAGTACCACGTGCTCCACAGCGGCAGGAGGAACTCCCGCACCCCGGCACGGATGCCCTCCTCCGTCACCACGAGGTTGCCGCCGCGCAGCACCGAGCTCGACATGAGGAACCAGCGCATGGCGTCCGATCCGTCACGGTCGAACACCTCGCTCACGTCCGGGTAGTTGCGCAGCGACTTGGACATCTTCTGCCCGTCGCTGCCGAGCACGATGCCGTGGCAGGAGACGCCGGTGAACGCCGGCCGGTCGAACAGCGCGCCGGAGAGCACGTGCATGACGTAGAACCAGCCTCGGGTCTGGCCGATGTACTCCACGATGAAGTCGGCGGGCGAGTGCGTGTCGAACCACTCGCGGTTCTCGAACGGATAATGCACCTGCGCGTACGGCATCGAGCCGGAATCGAACCACACGTCGAAGACGTCCTCGATGCGCCGCATCGTGCTCCGCCCGGTCGGGTCGTCCGGGTTCGGCCGGGTGAGGTCGTCGATGTACGGACGGTGCAGATCCACGTTGCCCTCGGGGTCCCGGGGCAGGCGGCCGAAGTCCCGCTCGATGTCCTCCAGCGACCCGTACACGTCCACGCGCGGGTACTCCGGGTCGTCGCTCTTCCACACCGGGATCGGCGAACCCCAGTAGCGGTTGCGGCTGATGGACCAGTCGCGCGCGCCCTCCACCCACTTGCCGAACTGACCGTGCTTGACGTTCTCCGGCGCCCAGGTGATCTGCTCGTTGAGCTCGATGAGCCGGTCTTTGATGTCGGTGACGCGCACGAACCAGCTGGACACGGCCTTGTAGATCAGGGGGTTCCGGCAGCGCCAGCAGTGCGGGTAGGAGTGCTCGTAGCTGGCTTCGCGGAGGAGACGACCGGCCTGGCGGAGCAGCCGGATGAGCGGACGGTTGGCGTCCATCCACAGCTCGCCCGCGACATCCGAGACCTGCGGCAAGAAGCGCCCGCCGTCGTCGAGACTGACGATCGTGGGCAGGCCCGCCGCATCCGCGAGGCGCTTGTCGTCCTCACCGAAGGCGGGCGCCTGGTGCACGATGCCGGTGCCGTCGGTGGTGGTGACGTAGTCGTCGACGAGGATGTGCCAGGCGTTCGCGGTGCCCCATGCCTCGGCGTCCGCGTAGTAGTCGAAGAGCCGGTCGTAGGCGACGCCCCCGAGCTCGGCGCCGGTCAGGGTCTGCTGCACGGCGTCGCGCGCCGCATCCACCGACTCGTAGCCGAGGTCCTTCGCGTACCCGCCGAGCAGGTCCTCGGCGAGCAGGTACCGGTGCGCCGACGCCTCGAGCAGGTCGTCCGCCGAGCCGTCCGGCGTGTGGTGCACGTCGGCAGCCCCCGCGGGTCCCGCGGGCAGGACGACGTAGCGGATGGCGGGGCCGACGGCCAGGGCGAGGTTGGTCGGCAGCGTCCACGGCGTGGTCGTCCAGGCGAGGGCGCGGACGCCGGTCAGGCCGAGCGACTCCGCCTTCGCTCCGACGAGGGGGAACGTGACCGTGACCGAGGGGTCCTGGCGCATCTTGTAGACGTCGTCGTCCATCCGCAGCTCGTGCGAGGACAGCGGGGTCTCATCACGCCAGCAGTACGGCAGCACCCGGTAACCCTCGTAGGCGAGGCCCTTGTCCCACAGGCTCTTGAACGCCCAGAGGACGGATTCCATGTACCCCGTGTCGAGCGTCTTGTACCCGCGTTCGAAGTCCACCCACCGCGCCTGGCGCGTGACGTACGCCTCCCATTCCTGGGTGTACTCGAGCACCGAGGAGCGCGCCTTCGCATTGAAGGTCGCGACCCCCATCCGCTCGATCTCCTCCTTCTCGGTGATGCCGAGCTGCTTCATCGCCTCGAGCTCGGCCGGGAGTCCGTGCGTGTCCCAGCCGAAGACGCGGTCGACCTTCTTCCCGCGCATGGTCTGGAAACGGGGGAAGAGGTCCTTGGCGTACCCGGTCAGCAGGTGACCGTAGTGGGGCAGGCCGTTGGCGAAGGGAGGGCCGTCGTAGAACACCCACTCCGGCGCGCCCTCACGCTGCTGGACAGAGGCCAGGAAGGTCTGGTCGGTACGCCAGAAATCCAGCACGTCGCGCTCGATGTCGGGGAACCGAGGGCTCGGAGTGACCGTGGGGACGGCGGCGGGGCCGAAGGCGGAAGGTCGGGGATAGGTCATCGTCATCTCGCAGGGGAAGTCGAATGCGGCCTGCCGGGACGATCTCACCGAGACCGCGGTACCACCCTGCATTGCCGGATCACTCCGACCACTCTCACTGCGGCGATGACGGGCCTGCCCCGCTCGGTTCTACTGGGCGCGAACGCTGTTCTTCCGAGAGCTCCCCGGTGATGTCCGGATCGATGCTGGTGCTCATGATCCTACCGCGCCGCGCGGGATCACGGGGGCCGGATCGCGCCCGGGGTGCGGGGGCGGCTCAGGACTCGAAGCGACCGGCGAAGGGGCCGAGATCGTCACGCAGCTGCCGCAGCGCCTCGGCATCCATCCCCACCCGCGCCATGACCTGCTCCGGAACGGTGACCGCACGGTCGCGGAGCGCCCGCCCTTCGTCGGTCAGCGCGATCTCGAGCACCCGCTCATCGGTCGCGCGGCGCCCCCGGGTGACCCGCCCCTGCGCCTCGAGGCGCTTGACCAGCGGGGAGAGGGTCGCCGGCTCCATGGCCAGTTCCGCAGCGAGCTCGCCGAGCGCCCGTGGCGCCCGCTCCCAGAGCGCGAGCATGACGAGGTACTGCGGGTGGGTGAGTCCGAGGGGCTCCAGGATCGGCCGGTAGATCGACACCACGTTGCGCGCGGCGGTCACCAGGGCGAAGCACACCTGGTTCTCGAGGCGGAGGAGATCGTCGGACACGGGACGACACTACCGCAATTCATTAGTACACTAAGGATCATGGCACGAACGGATGGCGACGCCCCCCGGATCCCGCTGCGCGAGCGCGTACGCGAGGCCGGCGGCTGGTACGCCTGGATCAACACCAGCCTCATCAGGATGGCGGGCCCCGCATCCGTCGGGCCCTACGAGACGACCCCGGAGCCGGTCCGCACCGAGCGGCCCTGCCCGCTGTGCGGCCAGCCGATGTCGGCGCACACGTTCGACCGCTCCGGGCCGAAGCCCCTCATGCACTGCCCCTGAGCCCCTCGGCTCCGGGCGCGGGCCGACCTCAATCGAGGCTGACCGAACCGTCCTCGCGGAGCGTCCATCCCGGGTTGTGCGCCACCTCCCACGGATGCCCGTCCGGATCGATGAACACCCCCGAGTACCCGCCCCACTCGGTGGCCGCCCCGGCGCGGCCTATCCTCGCCCCGGCGCGGGCGGCCTGGGCGAGCACCTCGTCGACCTCGTCCGGCGTCCGCACGTTGTGCGCGAGCGTCACACCGCCCCATCCCCCGCCGTCCGTCACGGCAGAATCCGCGGCGAGCTGCGTGCGGCTCCAGAGCGCGAAGACGATCGCGCCGGTCTGGAAGAAGAGGATCTCTCCAGGGACCGACGACGGATGCGGCAGCCACCCGAGCGCCCGATAGAACGCCTCGGCGCGCCCGAGGTCTCCGGTGCCGAGCGTCACGAGACTCAGACGTTGCTCCATGGGAAGACTCCGTTCAGGCGTGACCTGCGCGCTCCATCGCGCGCAACTCCTTCTTGAGGTCCTGGACCTCGTCGCGCAGACGCGCCGCCAGCTCGAACTTCAACTCGGACGCGGCAGCCAGCATCTGGTCGGAGAGATCCGCGATCGTCGACTCGAGCTGCATCGCCCCCTCCGCCGCGATGCCCTCGCGACGCAGGCTCGGGGTGGGCGCCTTGCCCTTGCCCTTACCCTTGTCCCCCTTGCGCGCCAGCATCGCCTTGGTGTCGGCGCCTTCGCGGATGAGCGCGTCGGTGATGTCGGCGATCTTCTTGCGCAGCGGCTGCGGATCTATGCCGTGCTCGAGGTTGTACGCGATCTGCTTCTCACGTCTGCGGTCGGTCTCCTCGATCGCCGTGCGCATGGAGTCGGTCATCTTGTCGGCGTACATGTGCACTTCGCCGGAGACGTTGCGCGCGGCGCGGCCGATCGTCTGGATCAGCGAGGTGCCGCTGCGGAGGAACCCCTCCTTGTCCGCGTCGAGGATCGACACGAGAGACACCTCGGGGAGGTCGAGACCCTCACGCAGCAGGTTGATGCCCACCAGCACGTCGTAGACCCCGGCGCGCAGCTCCGAAAGCAGCTCGACGCGGCGGAGGGTGTCGACGTCCGAATGCAGATAGCGCACCCGCACCCCGTGCTCGCTCAGGAAGTCGGTGAGCTCCTCGGCCATCTTCTTCGTGAGGGTCGTGACGAGGATGCGCTCGTCCCGCTCCACCCGCAGCCGGATCTCCTCCAGCAGGTCGTCGATCTGCCCCTTCGAGGGTTTGACGACGATCTGGGGGTCCACGAGACCGGTCGGGCGGATGATCTGCTCGACCACCCCGTCGGCGATGCCCATCTCGTACCGACCGGGCGTCGCGGACAGGTACACCGTCTGCCCGACCCGGTTCTTGAACTCGTCCCAGCGCAGCGGCCGGTTGTCCATCGCGGAGGGCAGCCGGAAGCCGTGCTCCACGAGCGTGCGCTTTCGCGAGGCATCCCCCTCGTACATCGCGCCGATCTGGGGCACCGTCACGTGGGACTCGTCGATGACCAGCAGGAAGTCGTCGGGGAAGAAGTCGAGCAGCGTGTGCGGCGGCTCCCCGGGCATGCGGCCGTCGAGGTGGCGCGAGTAGTTCTCGATCCCCGAGCAGAAGCCGAGCTGCTGGAGCATCTCGAGGTCGAACGTCGTGCGCATGCGCAGCCGCTGGGCCTCCAGGAGCTTCCCCTGCCGTTCGAACTCCTTGAGCCGCTCCTCCAGCTCGTGCTCGATCGTCCCGATCGCCCGCTGCACGACATCGGTGCCGGCGACGTAGTGCGACGCGGGGAAGATCGGGACCGAGTCCATCTTCTGCACGACGTCGCCGGTGAGCGGATGCAGCATGTAGAGCGCCTCGATCTCGTCGCCGAAGAGCTCGATGCGGATCGCGTACTCCTCGTAGACGGGGATGATCTCGATCGTGTCGCCCCGGACGCGGAAGTTGCCGCGCGAGAAGTCGACGTCGTTGCGGTTGTACTGCATGGCGATGAAGTGCCGGATCAGTGCGTCGCGGTCGTAGCGCTCCCCCACCTGCAGGGCCACCATCGCGCGCAGGTACTCCTCCGGGGCACCGAGACCGTAGATGCAGGAGACCGTGCTCACCACGACGACGTCGCGCCTGCTGAGCAGCGAGTTGGTGGTCGAGTGACGCAGCCGCTCGACCTCCGCATTGATCGACGAGTCCTTCTCGATGAAGGTGTCCGTCTGCGGGACGTACGCCTCCGGCTGGTAGTAGTCGTAGTACGACACGAAGTACTCGACGGCGTTGTTGGGCAGAAGATCCCGGAACTCGTTCGCCAGCTGTGCCGCGAGCGTCTTGTTGTGTGCCATGACGAGAGTGGGTCGCTGCACCTGTTCGATGAGCCACGCCGTGGTCGCCGATTTACCGGTACCCGTGGCACCCAGGAGCACGACGTCGGTCTCGCCGGCGTTGATGCGTGCCGCCAGCTGCGCGATCGCCTGCGGCTGGTCACCGCTCGGGACGTACTCGCTGATGACCTCGAACGGTCGGACGGATCGTGTGGTCTGCACTCATCCAGCGTAAGCCGCTCCCCCGACATCGGGGCGGTCGCGGTCCGTCCAGCCGGCGGGCGCCCCTCCGGCTCAGGCGGTCAATCGCTCCCACAGCGCGTCCGTCTGGGCGAGCGTCTCCGCCATCGTCCCCGCCGTCTCGATGACCACGTCCGCCACGGCCAGCCGCGCCTCATCGCCCACCTGGGCGGCCACCCGGCTGACCGCCTCAGCCCTGGAGAGCCCCCGCACCGAGATCAGCCGCTCGATGCGCACGTCCTCGGGGGCGTGCGCGACGACGATGAGATCCCAGGGGTCCTCGCTCCGCGCCTCGACCAGCAGTGGGACGTCGTACACGACCACCGCGTCCGGATCCGCGGCGAAGGCGGCCGCGAAGCGCGCCGCCGACTCGCGCCGGACGGCGGGGTGGACGATCGCGTTGAGCGTCGCCCTGGCCGCATCGTCGGCGAACACCACGGCGCCGAGCCGGGCCCGGTCGAGGGAGCCGTCCGCGGTGAGCATGTCCGCCCCGAATTCGGCGACGATGGCGGAGAGGACGTCGGACCCGCGCGCCTGCACCTCCCGGACGATCTGATCGGCGTCGATCACCACCGCGCCGTGGTCGGCGAGACGGCGGGCGATCGTGGACTTCCCGGAGGCTATTCCCCCGGTGAGGGCGATGAGCGGCATGATCCGAGCATGCCACGGCAAGCGGTCAGCGGAGGTCCGGCAGGACGTCGTCGGCGCCGCCGAACAGGACGGATGCCTCGACGCTCGCGACCGCGCGGCGCGACGCCCCGCGGGCACCGCGCAGCAGTGCGTCGAGGTCGTACCCGACGGTCTCGGTGAGGGCCACTCCCACCCCGATCGCGGGGATCACGGCGCTCGTGACCTCCCCGAAGGACTCGAACAGGCCTCGGTAGATGACCCCGGCCTGCCGTCGCGCCTCCGCTGCCGTGGCCGCCCTCGCCACCACCAGCAGCCCGTGGTCGCCGTCCTCGCCGACCAGGCCGGTGGACGGGGCGAACCTGCGCACCCCCTGACGCCACGCGTGGGTCACGTCACCGGACATGTCGGCACCGAATGCGGACCGGATCCGGGCGATGTCCTCGACACGCACCGAGATGACCGCGACCAGCTCCTCCCGCCAGCTGGCGCGCTCGATCACGTCCTGCAGTGCACTCGCGAACGTGGAGGACAGCATGATGCCGTCCGTGGTGACGCCCACATGGCTCATCCAGGTGTACCTGCGCAGATCGGTGCGGGAGGCGCGCAGCATGGAGATGACGACGACCCCCACGATGACGAGCACGACGGTGACGATGTTGGCCGTGCCCGAGCCGAAGTAGGTGTGGAACGTGTCGGAGCCGGGACCGAACAGCAGGAACGCGATCACGCGCGCCAGGTAGAACACCGCCTGCACCGCGAAGACCCCGGCGAGCAGCCAGGAGGTCGTCATCCGCCCCATGGGCCGGCGGACGGTCTCGACTGCGGCGAGCACCGCGAGCACGACGAGGGAGATCCCCATCGCCAGCCATCCCGCCCAGTCGCCTCCGTCGGGTCCCTCCACGAGTACCGCACCGGCGACGACGAGGTCGGTCAGGACCACAGCTCCGGTCGCGAGACCGACGGGTCGCTGGTTGAAGACGCGCGAACCCAGCCACAGGAAACCGGTCGTGTTGACGAAGAGGGCGTTCGCGAGCGCGATCGAGAACGCTCCGCCCACATCCGTGGCCCACATCGTGTACGCGACCGTGGTCGCCATCCCGCTCAGGAACGACACCGACCAATACCGGCTCGGTCCGTCCTCGCGTCGCAGCAACGTGTCGATGATGAACACCGCGCCGGCCACGTTCGCGACCAGGGCGGTCATCAGGGATGCCGTCCGCAGATCGAGATCCATCACTGTCCCCCCACCGCGTCGGGCACGGCCGGCGGACGTTCCACGACGGCTCCGGCGGTCGCGGGAAGCACGACCACGAAGGTGGAGCCGATCCCGCGCTCGCTGTGCACAGTGATGTCGCCGCCGTGCGCGCGGGCGATGTCCCGGCTGATCGAGAGCCCGAGACCCGTCCCCTCGATGTCGGTCCGGGCGCGGTAGTACCTCTCGAACAGACGGTGCTGATCCTCCAGTGCCATACCGGAGCCGGTGTCCCGCACCGAGATCCGCGTCGTCTGCTCATCCGTGGAGCACGCGAGCGCGATCTCGCCCCCGTCACGGTTGTACTTGACCGCGTTGCTGACGAGGTTGTCCACGACCTGCCGCAGTCGCAGCGGGTCGGCGAAGACGGCTGCGGGCGTCACGTCGGCGGTCAGGATCGACACGGCCCGCTCGGCGGCGCGGGGACGCCATGCCTCCGCCGACGCCCGGACGATGTCGGCCGCATCCAGCGGTTCCGGCGAGATGGTCATGTCCGCGGACAGCCGCGAGGAGCTCGACGCGGCGAGGATGTCGGCGACGATCTCGAGCAGACGCTCGCTGTTGCGCCCGGCGACCTCGAGATTGCGTCGCGCCGCGTCGGGGTCGTCGAGGTTGTCCATGGCCAGGTCGATGTAGCCGAGCACGGAGGTGAGCGGTGTGCGCAGCTCATGGGAGACCGATGCGACGAGCCGGTCCCGCGCCCGCAGGGCGGTGAGCTCCGCCGTGACATCCCTCGCGATGAGGACGGCGCCGTTGTCCACGCCGAAGGCATCCCGCATCCGCCGCACCGTCATGGTGAGCGCGGCCCGACGCTCATCGGGATGGCCGAACCAGACGATCTGGTTGTCGAACACCTCTCCTCGGATCGCGCGCAGCAGGGGCCGGTCTTGCTCCGGGAGCGGGGTCGTCCCGTCCGCCTGGTAGGCGTTCGCCAGTGCGCGTTCCCTCACCCCGAAGCCGGGGATGGACTGCTGGAAGCGTCCGATCGCCTCGTTGACCATCGTGACGGAACCGTCCGGGGCGACGCGCAGCACGCCGAAGTCGACGGCGTCCAGCACCTCGATGATCAGCTCCTCCTGGCGTTGCGCCCGCTGGAGCGCGTCGGAGAGCATGCCCGCCTGCCGGTCGAGCAGTTCCTGCTGGGCAGCGTGCCGGCGGCTGCCGACGAACGTGGCCGTGGCGATCGCGACGGTGACGATGGGCAGCAGGAAAGTCGTGTACTCCCAGCCCTGCACCGGTTCGAGCGCCACGAGGGTCCAGTAGATGCCTGTGATGACCACGAGTTGCAGCACATAGCCGAAGACGCCGAGCAGCGCGAGCCAGATCGCCGGGAACGCCCACAACAGCCCGAGCCCGCCGTTGGGCTCCGACCGACGCATGAGGGCGATCGCGACGATGTCCAGGAGCGGCAGAAGCAGGACCCAGCCCTGCGCGATGCGCGCCCAAGGGACGAGGAGCGCAACGGCTCCGCCGGCGAAGACGAGGAGGACCCCGCTGAGGAACAGGGATCGCTCGATCGCACCCGTTCCCCACAGCGCCAGGGCCGCGACGAAGAGCACGATCACGCACAGCAGCAGCTGGTTCAGCACGGCGGTCCGTGCCCGCGCAGCGCCGGTACGGGCGTCGCCGACCGTTGCGAAGGTCCTCCGCAGGGCGCCCCGGACGCGCGCGCGGGGATCCCCCACCCCGTCCCCCCGGATGTGCATGATCAGCACGCTATCGGTTCCCGGCCGGTACCGACGAAGCCGCGCTCAGGCGAGATCGGCCTCCGCCACGAATCGCAGGGACGGGAGAGTCCGTGCCGTGGCGAACACCACCGATGTCTCGTCGCTCTCGGCCGCCTCCACCGCCGCGATGGTCGCCCCCTCGACGAGGACCTCCGCCGAGTAACCGAGGGTCGAGCTCAGCCCGACCCCGACGCCCACGCCCGGCACGACGATGCCCTTCGCCCCGACGAAGCGCTGGACCACGCCGCGGTAGAGGAGACCCGCCTGCCGACGGGCGT
The sequence above is a segment of the Microbacterium caowuchunii genome. Coding sequences within it:
- a CDS encoding sensor histidine kinase, with the protein product MHIRGDGVGDPRARVRGALRRTFATVGDARTGAARARTAVLNQLLLCVIVLFVAALALWGTGAIERSLFLSGVLLVFAGGAVALLVPWARIAQGWVLLLPLLDIVAIALMRRSEPNGGLGLLWAFPAIWLALLGVFGYVLQLVVITGIYWTLVALEPVQGWEYTTFLLPIVTVAIATATFVGSRRHAAQQELLDRQAGMLSDALQRAQRQEELIIEVLDAVDFGVLRVAPDGSVTMVNEAIGRFQQSIPGFGVRERALANAYQADGTTPLPEQDRPLLRAIRGEVFDNQIVWFGHPDERRAALTMTVRRMRDAFGVDNGAVLIARDVTAELTALRARDRLVASVSHELRTPLTSVLGYIDLAMDNLDDPDAARRNLEVAGRNSERLLEIVADILAASSSSRLSADMTISPEPLDAADIVRASAEAWRPRAAERAVSILTADVTPAAVFADPLRLRQVVDNLVSNAVKYNRDGGEIALACSTDEQTTRISVRDTGSGMALEDQHRLFERYYRARTDIEGTGLGLSISRDIARAHGGDITVHSERGIGSTFVVVLPATAGAVVERPPAVPDAVGGQ
- a CDS encoding VOC family protein, with protein sequence MEQRLSLVTLGTGDLGRAEAFYRALGWLPHPSSVPGEILFFQTGAIVFALWSRTQLAADSAVTDGGGWGGVTLAHNVRTPDEVDEVLAQAARAGARIGRAGAATEWGGYSGVFIDPDGHPWEVAHNPGWTLREDGSVSLD
- the ileS gene encoding isoleucine--tRNA ligase, producing MTYPRPSAFGPAAVPTVTPSPRFPDIERDVLDFWRTDQTFLASVQQREGAPEWVFYDGPPFANGLPHYGHLLTGYAKDLFPRFQTMRGKKVDRVFGWDTHGLPAELEAMKQLGITEKEEIERMGVATFNAKARSSVLEYTQEWEAYVTRQARWVDFERGYKTLDTGYMESVLWAFKSLWDKGLAYEGYRVLPYCWRDETPLSSHELRMDDDVYKMRQDPSVTVTFPLVGAKAESLGLTGVRALAWTTTPWTLPTNLALAVGPAIRYVVLPAGPAGAADVHHTPDGSADDLLEASAHRYLLAEDLLGGYAKDLGYESVDAARDAVQQTLTGAELGGVAYDRLFDYYADAEAWGTANAWHILVDDYVTTTDGTGIVHQAPAFGEDDKRLADAAGLPTIVSLDDGGRFLPQVSDVAGELWMDANRPLIRLLRQAGRLLREASYEHSYPHCWRCRNPLIYKAVSSWFVRVTDIKDRLIELNEQITWAPENVKHGQFGKWVEGARDWSISRNRYWGSPIPVWKSDDPEYPRVDVYGSLEDIERDFGRLPRDPEGNVDLHRPYIDDLTRPNPDDPTGRSTMRRIEDVFDVWFDSGSMPYAQVHYPFENREWFDTHSPADFIVEYIGQTRGWFYVMHVLSGALFDRPAFTGVSCHGIVLGSDGQKMSKSLRNYPDVSEVFDRDGSDAMRWFLMSSSVLRGGNLVVTEEGIRAGVREFLLPLWSTWYFFATYANAAGGEEGSGYQASWRTDSTDVLDRYILALTGDLVRGVAADLEALDSTTAAAKLRDFAEVLTNWYIRRSRDRFWQGVSAEDPLSTEAFDTLYTVLETLTRVAAPLIPLVSERVWQGLTGGRSIHLQDWPDAEAFPDASDIRTAMDAVREVSSVANALRKREGKRVRLPLPRLTVVVPDAAALGQFDDILRDELNVKSVELVELEDGTALEYGITHRLTVNARAAGPRLGKQVQQVIKAAKAGDWSETDGRVIAGGIALEPSEYALVLETSGRPEGEALAVLSGDGFVLLDTATTPELEAEGLARDVIRAVQDTRKAAGFEVSDRIALALSFEDTADGEAVRAAFDTADIAGETLARSATVDGAVVVGSTFDAAGDPGYSATVAPGTYANRGAFTVGVTRIGATA
- a CDS encoding diguanylate cyclase — protein: MDLDLRTASLMTALVANVAGAVFIIDTLLRREDGPSRYWSVSFLSGMATTVAYTMWATDVGGAFSIALANALFVNTTGFLWLGSRVFNQRPVGLATGAVVLTDLVVAGAVLVEGPDGGDWAGWLAMGISLVVLAVLAAVETVRRPMGRMTTSWLLAGVFAVQAVFYLARVIAFLLFGPGSDTFHTYFGSGTANIVTVVLVIVGVVVISMLRASRTDLRRYTWMSHVGVTTDGIMLSSTFASALQDVIERASWREELVAVISVRVEDIARIRSAFGADMSGDVTHAWRQGVRRFAPSTGLVGEDGDHGLLVVARAATAAEARRQAGVIYRGLFESFGEVTSAVIPAIGVGVALTETVGYDLDALLRGARGASRRAVASVEASVLFGGADDVLPDLR
- the uvrB gene encoding excinuclease ABC subunit UvrB, encoding MQTTRSVRPFEVISEYVPSGDQPQAIAQLAARINAGETDVVLLGATGTGKSATTAWLIEQVQRPTLVMAHNKTLAAQLANEFRDLLPNNAVEYFVSYYDYYQPEAYVPQTDTFIEKDSSINAEVERLRHSTTNSLLSRRDVVVVSTVSCIYGLGAPEEYLRAMVALQVGERYDRDALIRHFIAMQYNRNDVDFSRGNFRVRGDTIEIIPVYEEYAIRIELFGDEIEALYMLHPLTGDVVQKMDSVPIFPASHYVAGTDVVQRAIGTIEHELEERLKEFERQGKLLEAQRLRMRTTFDLEMLQQLGFCSGIENYSRHLDGRMPGEPPHTLLDFFPDDFLLVIDESHVTVPQIGAMYEGDASRKRTLVEHGFRLPSAMDNRPLRWDEFKNRVGQTVYLSATPGRYEMGIADGVVEQIIRPTGLVDPQIVVKPSKGQIDDLLEEIRLRVERDERILVTTLTKKMAEELTDFLSEHGVRVRYLHSDVDTLRRVELLSELRAGVYDVLVGINLLREGLDLPEVSLVSILDADKEGFLRSGTSLIQTIGRAARNVSGEVHMYADKMTDSMRTAIEETDRRREKQIAYNLEHGIDPQPLRKKIADITDALIREGADTKAMLARKGDKGKGKGKAPTPSLRREGIAAEGAMQLESTIADLSDQMLAAASELKFELAARLRDEVQDLKKELRAMERAGHA
- the coaE gene encoding dephospho-CoA kinase; the encoded protein is MPLIALTGGIASGKSTIARRLADHGAVVIDADQIVREVQARGSDVLSAIVAEFGADMLTADGSLDRARLGAVVFADDAARATLNAIVHPAVRRESAARFAAAFAADPDAVVVYDVPLLVEARSEDPWDLIVVAHAPEDVRIERLISVRGLSRAEAVSRVAAQVGDEARLAVADVVIETAGTMAETLAQTDALWERLTA
- a CDS encoding MarR family winged helix-turn-helix transcriptional regulator, producing MSDDLLRLENQVCFALVTAARNVVSIYRPILEPLGLTHPQYLVMLALWERAPRALGELAAELAMEPATLSPLVKRLEAQGRVTRGRRATDERVLEIALTDEGRALRDRAVTVPEQVMARVGMDAEALRQLRDDLGPFAGRFES